In one window of Flavobacterium ginsengisoli DNA:
- a CDS encoding SusC/RagA family TonB-linked outer membrane protein, with protein sequence MQIRIRGTRSLTAGNDPLVVLDGIPFSGTLADISPEDIKSVDILKDASATAIYGSRGANGVILVTSNRGTKGQRTSIAYNTYTGYKTAVKYPMMQGPKYVEFRKLAGKNLVNGIDEADDVNTDWQDLFYRTAIVTNHDIAVTGGTENGNYNVGVNYYKDQAVIPGSEFNRYSIRAALDQEIGIFKIGFSSNNNYSITDGASLGMYGVLSMSPIANPYNEDGSLKRTVRMPQDENWVYTKESMRNLGDKWADTNKAFGSYNSIYGELKIPAIDGLKARVNLGGNYRTSNSGSYTGIGVFNANPDNPNVASIGNTQSTSWTVETLLTYDRTFAEKHKINALAMYSSAQDTYNSSLISRRNIAGDSFQYFNLGQTSTGDNDDITINNGNQTYTQSGLISYMARAMYSYADRYMISATVRSDASSRLAPSNQWHTYPAFSAGWNISKESFMKNVKWIDALKLRGGYGQTSNQSVAPYATLGYLSTRPYNFGSNNATGYYVSTLPNPNLGWEYSITSNFGLDFSLFNNRLSGTAEYYTTDTKDLLLSVNLPVTSGVSSYVGNVGSTQNKGWELSLNGVILDNYNGWTWDAGVNIYSNKNKLVSLASGMTEDQNNWWFVGKPLNVIYDYKKIGIWQTDAEAKQYEGPAGQAGMIRVAYTGDYNPDGTPKRLIGADDRQVLNADPDFQGGFNTRVAYKNFDISVVGLFQSGGILNSTLYGSNGYLNINDGRRGQIDVDYWTPENTGAQFPMPGGPTESNNPKYGSTLGYFDGSFVKLKTITLGYSLNKQWIKSAGMEKLKLYCTIQNPWVIYSPYHKLSGLDPETNSYANDASNMAVAYSGNLSRLLTVGYNTPQSRNLILGLNIIF encoded by the coding sequence ATGCAAATTCGTATTCGTGGAACGCGTTCGTTAACAGCAGGAAATGATCCTTTGGTAGTTCTTGATGGTATTCCGTTCTCTGGTACTTTGGCAGATATTAGCCCTGAGGATATCAAAAGTGTCGATATATTAAAAGATGCATCGGCGACAGCTATTTATGGATCGCGAGGCGCAAACGGAGTTATTCTGGTAACAAGTAATAGAGGAACAAAAGGACAAAGAACTTCGATTGCTTATAATACTTATACCGGATATAAAACTGCTGTAAAATATCCAATGATGCAAGGACCTAAATATGTTGAGTTCCGTAAGCTTGCGGGAAAAAACCTTGTAAACGGAATCGATGAAGCTGATGATGTAAATACAGATTGGCAAGATCTTTTTTATAGAACAGCAATCGTAACAAATCACGATATCGCAGTGACAGGAGGAACAGAAAATGGAAATTATAATGTTGGAGTTAATTATTATAAAGACCAAGCGGTTATTCCAGGATCTGAGTTTAATAGATATTCTATCCGTGCGGCTTTAGATCAAGAGATCGGTATTTTTAAAATTGGTTTTTCTTCTAATAATAATTACAGTATAACTGATGGTGCTAGTTTAGGAATGTACGGAGTTTTAAGTATGTCGCCTATTGCAAATCCTTATAACGAAGATGGTTCGTTAAAAAGAACAGTAAGAATGCCTCAAGATGAAAATTGGGTGTACACTAAAGAAAGTATGCGAAATCTGGGAGATAAATGGGCAGATACAAACAAAGCTTTCGGTTCTTACAATTCTATTTATGGTGAACTTAAAATACCAGCAATTGACGGATTAAAAGCTCGTGTGAATCTAGGTGGCAATTACAGAACAAGTAATTCGGGCTCTTACACTGGTATTGGGGTTTTTAATGCTAATCCAGATAATCCAAATGTGGCCTCAATTGGAAATACGCAATCTACAAGCTGGACAGTAGAAACGTTGCTTACTTATGATCGTACATTTGCTGAAAAGCATAAAATAAACGCGTTGGCAATGTATTCTTCTGCACAAGATACTTACAACAGCTCATTAATTTCAAGAAGAAATATTGCCGGAGACAGTTTTCAGTATTTTAATTTAGGTCAGACTTCTACAGGTGATAATGATGACATTACTATAAACAATGGTAATCAGACTTATACTCAAAGTGGTTTGATTTCTTATATGGCTCGTGCTATGTATTCTTATGCAGATCGCTATATGATAAGCGCTACAGTGCGTTCAGATGCTTCTTCGCGTCTAGCGCCTTCTAATCAATGGCATACATATCCAGCATTTTCAGCAGGATGGAATATTAGCAAAGAGTCTTTTATGAAGAATGTAAAATGGATCGACGCATTAAAACTTAGAGGAGGATACGGACAGACGTCTAATCAATCGGTGGCGCCTTATGCTACGTTGGGGTATTTAAGTACAAGGCCTTATAATTTTGGATCTAATAATGCAACAGGATATTACGTTTCGACTCTTCCAAATCCAAATTTAGGATGGGAATATTCTATAACATCTAATTTTGGTTTGGATTTCTCTCTTTTTAATAACAGATTATCGGGAACGGCTGAATATTACACGACAGATACGAAAGATCTTTTGTTAAGTGTTAATCTTCCAGTTACTTCTGGGGTTAGTTCTTATGTTGGAAATGTTGGATCAACTCAAAACAAAGGTTGGGAGCTTAGTCTTAATGGGGTAATTCTGGATAATTATAATGGATGGACTTGGGATGCTGGCGTTAATATTTACAGCAACAAAAACAAACTGGTATCTCTGGCTTCAGGAATGACTGAAGATCAAAATAACTGGTGGTTTGTTGGAAAGCCTCTTAATGTGATTTACGATTATAAAAAAATAGGAATATGGCAGACTGATGCGGAAGCAAAACAATACGAAGGGCCAGCAGGTCAAGCGGGTATGATTAGAGTGGCGTATACAGGAGATTATAATCCAGACGGGACACCAAAAAGGTTAATTGGGGCAGATGACAGACAAGTTCTAAATGCAGATCCTGATTTTCAAGGTGGTTTTAATACTAGAGTAGCTTATAAAAATTTTGATATTAGTGTTGTAGGTCTTTTTCAAAGCGGAGGTATCTTAAATAGTACACTTTACGGTTCTAATGGATATTTAAATATTAATGATGGGCGACGCGGACAAATAGATGTAGATTACTGGACACCAGAAAATACAGGAGCACAATTTCCAATGCCAGGTGGTCCTACAGAAAGTAATAATCCGAAATATGGTTCTACTTTAGGTTATTTTGATGGTTCATTTGTTAAGTTAAAAACGATTACTCTTGGATACAGTTTAAACAAGCAATGGATTAAAAGTGCAGGAATGGAAAAACTAAAACTTTACTGTACCATTCAGAATCCGTGGGTAATTTATTCTCCTTATCATAAATTATCTGGACTAGATCCTGAAACGAACTCTTATGCAAATGACGCTTCAAATATGGCAGTTGCCTATTCAGGAAACTTAAGTCGTTTATTAACTGTAGGATATAATACGCCACAGTCGCGCAATCTGATTTTAGGACTTAATATAATTTTTTAA
- a CDS encoding glycoside hydrolase, with protein MKKLNLFALTVSCALSLGFASCADDASPMAQDQSKNTNASTVTKNSTSKVADAPWVKQFEETFDVGSNLSQWTKEQRADYNSWYCDYYSSVPTTQWRDGRQCLEIKTTKLSTYKYQSGFITSNYQYKPENNTEYMLSANIKLIAMDGGTYKSFTETYGAWPAFWSVQGNAWPTKGEIDIMEGYSFAPNASRFTSNLFYGTSSGTNLIGNSAERNYPANFDINGNGGWHLYESFWKMKDNVVTVTIKVDNVTVATYTNGSANNLNLNNFGPHSIILNMNVGSKDSNFIDPNKINLFSTAMMWVDDVTVYKRPI; from the coding sequence ATGAAAAAATTAAATTTGTTTGCATTAACAGTTTCATGTGCGTTAAGTTTAGGATTTGCATCATGTGCAGATGATGCAAGTCCGATGGCACAAGACCAGTCAAAAAATACAAATGCAAGTACAGTTACAAAAAACAGTACAAGCAAAGTAGCAGATGCGCCTTGGGTCAAACAATTTGAAGAAACATTTGATGTGGGTTCTAATTTGTCGCAATGGACAAAAGAGCAACGTGCAGATTATAATTCTTGGTATTGCGATTATTATAGCTCTGTGCCAACCACACAATGGAGAGACGGAAGACAATGTTTAGAGATCAAGACTACAAAATTAAGCACATACAAATATCAATCTGGGTTCATTACCTCAAATTATCAATACAAACCAGAAAACAACACAGAGTATATGCTTTCTGCCAATATTAAGCTAATAGCTATGGATGGCGGTACTTACAAGTCTTTTACTGAAACTTATGGTGCATGGCCAGCCTTTTGGTCTGTGCAGGGAAATGCCTGGCCAACTAAAGGAGAAATAGATATTATGGAAGGTTATTCTTTTGCTCCTAATGCAAGTCGTTTCACCTCGAATCTTTTTTATGGAACCTCTTCTGGAACAAATCTTATAGGAAACTCTGCAGAAAGAAACTATCCTGCCAATTTTGATATCAATGGAAATGGCGGATGGCATTTATATGAATCTTTTTGGAAAATGAAAGACAATGTTGTAACAGTAACCATAAAAGTCGACAATGTGACTGTAGCCACTTATACTAATGGTAGTGCCAATAATCTTAATCTCAATAATTTTGGACCACACTCTATTATATTAAATATGAATGTTGGATCTAAAGACTCCAATTTTATTGACCCAAATAAAATCAATTTATTTTCAACTGCAATGATGTGGGTTGATGATGTAACAGTTTATAAAAGACCAATATAA
- a CDS encoding efflux RND transporter permease subunit yields the protein MITSPEKLRKYNLTLKNVMDAVDANNLNTGGNIIERGGQGFAVRGLGAIKTERDIQNIVLKSENGVPVFVRDVATVEITPPPPSGVMGYTVTQDKKDVSSGVEGIILLRRYENPSEVLILLKERMAELQENDLPQGVKLRPMYDRTFLIDHSLETVAHTLFEGISIVIILLILFLGSVRSALVVALTIPFSLLFAFILMRLTGIPANLLSLGAIDFGIIVDGACLMAEHLIRKYRTATPEEKQDGIVQITLQATQEVGREIFFSVTIIILAYMPILLMTRVEGKLFSPMALTLAFAVIGSMLGALTFIPVLISFVYRKAMLDVDKPIKEHKNVVLDYLTRSYEKALSGFLNNYKKTTVIGFSIVAIFILCGLKLGTEFLPTLDEGSIFLRGNFPAGISIQENAKYAPKIRKIIAKYPQISYVITQTGRNDDGTDPFPANRNEILVGLKDYKLWSDTIAKKDLVEIIKKDLQQQIPSVQFSSGQPIIDQVMEIVNGSAADLAVSVVGDDLEMMRKKAETIAQIAKNTQGAENVNIEQEGEQEQLAIDINREQVARFGINVADIQNMIEVAIGGKTVSTLYDGAKRYDIVVRFLPQYRSSIDAIKDILVPSSNGALIPMNQLANIHFVEGQTNIYRYGSKRMITVRTNIRGRDQGSFVKELQSKVGKNVTVPKGYSIIYGGQYENLERAGKQLAFTIPLTIIMVFLFLFMLYKNFQHTMITMSCILFALGGGIVALLLRGYYFNVSAGVGFVSIFGISVMSGVLLVSALNRKTMFKNDNLQENVLTASKEQLRALLSILVVAIVGLIPATTSSGIGSDVQRPLATVIIGGLSSTLIFAPILIPPLYFWLNERKTK from the coding sequence ATTATTACTTCGCCAGAAAAACTGAGAAAATACAATCTTACGCTTAAAAACGTAATGGACGCAGTAGATGCAAACAATTTAAACACCGGTGGAAATATTATTGAAAGAGGCGGACAAGGTTTTGCAGTGCGTGGTTTGGGAGCAATTAAAACGGAAAGAGATATTCAAAATATTGTTCTTAAATCTGAAAACGGAGTTCCTGTTTTTGTTCGTGATGTAGCAACTGTAGAAATTACGCCACCACCGCCAAGTGGTGTAATGGGATATACCGTTACCCAAGACAAAAAAGATGTAAGCAGCGGCGTTGAAGGTATTATTCTTTTAAGACGATATGAAAACCCAAGTGAGGTTTTAATATTGCTAAAAGAAAGAATGGCTGAATTACAGGAAAATGATTTGCCTCAAGGTGTAAAATTGCGCCCTATGTATGACAGAACATTCTTGATCGATCATTCGCTAGAAACTGTTGCGCATACCTTGTTTGAAGGAATTTCTATTGTAATTATTCTATTGATTCTGTTTCTTGGAAGTGTTAGAAGTGCATTAGTTGTAGCTTTAACCATTCCGTTTTCATTATTGTTTGCTTTTATTTTAATGAGGCTTACGGGTATTCCTGCCAATTTACTTTCGCTAGGAGCAATAGATTTTGGAATTATTGTAGATGGAGCCTGTTTAATGGCTGAACATCTTATAAGGAAATACAGAACAGCCACACCAGAAGAAAAACAAGATGGGATTGTGCAAATCACATTACAAGCGACTCAAGAAGTGGGAAGAGAAATTTTCTTTTCAGTAACCATTATCATATTGGCTTATATGCCTATACTTTTAATGACTAGAGTAGAGGGTAAATTGTTTTCTCCAATGGCTTTAACTTTGGCTTTTGCTGTTATTGGTTCGATGTTGGGAGCGCTTACCTTTATTCCAGTTCTAATTTCTTTTGTTTATAGAAAAGCAATGCTTGATGTTGATAAACCTATAAAAGAACATAAAAATGTGGTGTTAGATTATTTGACTAGATCATACGAAAAAGCATTATCTGGTTTTTTAAATAATTATAAAAAAACTACAGTAATTGGTTTTTCGATTGTAGCAATATTTATTTTATGCGGCTTAAAACTAGGAACCGAATTTTTACCCACATTAGATGAAGGATCGATCTTTTTAAGAGGAAATTTTCCTGCTGGAATTTCTATACAGGAAAATGCCAAATACGCTCCTAAAATCAGAAAAATAATAGCGAAGTATCCTCAAATATCTTACGTGATAACGCAAACAGGGCGTAATGATGATGGTACCGATCCGTTTCCTGCCAATAGGAATGAGATTTTAGTAGGATTAAAAGATTACAAACTCTGGAGCGATACCATTGCTAAGAAAGATTTGGTCGAAATAATTAAAAAAGATTTGCAACAGCAAATTCCATCAGTGCAATTTTCTTCAGGACAGCCAATTATCGATCAGGTTATGGAAATTGTAAACGGAAGTGCGGCAGATCTTGCAGTTTCTGTTGTGGGCGATGATTTGGAAATGATGAGAAAAAAGGCAGAAACAATTGCGCAAATTGCTAAAAATACGCAAGGTGCTGAGAATGTCAATATTGAACAAGAAGGAGAACAAGAGCAATTGGCAATTGATATTAATAGGGAACAAGTCGCGAGATTTGGAATTAATGTAGCAGATATTCAAAATATGATCGAGGTGGCAATTGGCGGAAAAACAGTTTCAACTTTATACGATGGAGCAAAGCGTTATGACATTGTAGTTCGTTTTTTACCACAATACAGAAGTTCTATTGATGCGATAAAAGATATTTTAGTGCCATCTTCAAATGGCGCTTTAATTCCAATGAATCAATTGGCAAACATACATTTTGTTGAAGGACAAACTAATATTTATCGTTACGGAAGCAAACGAATGATTACCGTTAGAACCAATATTAGAGGAAGAGATCAGGGAAGTTTTGTAAAAGAACTGCAAAGTAAAGTAGGTAAAAATGTAACCGTGCCAAAAGGATATAGTATCATTTATGGAGGACAATATGAAAATCTCGAAAGAGCAGGAAAACAACTAGCATTTACCATTCCGCTTACTATTATTATGGTTTTCTTGTTTTTATTCATGCTATACAAAAACTTCCAGCATACTATGATTACCATGAGTTGTATTTTGTTTGCCTTAGGAGGCGGAATTGTAGCTTTACTTCTTAGAGGTTATTACTTTAATGTTTCTGCAGGTGTTGGTTTTGTGAGCATTTTTGGAATTTCGGTAATGTCGGGCGTACTTCTTGTATCGGCTCTTAATAGAAAAACAATGTTTAAGAATGATAATCTGCAAGAAAATGTATTGACAGCTTCAAAAGAACAATTAAGAGCTTTATTATCAATTTTGGTTGTGGCTATTGTGGGGCTAATTCCAGCGACTACATCTTCTGGTATTGGTTCAGATGTTCAGCGACCGCTTGCAACGGTAATTATAGGCGGTTTGAGTAGTACATTAATTTTTGCTCCAATATTAATTCCTCCTTTATATTTTTGGTTAAATGAGAGAAAAACGAAATAA
- a CDS encoding RagB/SusD family nutrient uptake outer membrane protein, translating into MRHIKVKKYIVTALASVFLVGCSDNILDEKPRAIFTPDYFSTPEGVMGGITSMYGHLRYMYGSGYFLNTGQIATDESTWGQNSDGNVKNLDFSGVGVINAQTSNTGIVWGATFPNINTASGVIENASKIGTISPALIAEARFFRAFDYFLLVQTFGGVPLDLGAGELKFNSSTVRTSVRNTVPEVYSKAIFPDLKQAVEDLPVAGRVTGGLTKTARRFYLAKAYLTFAWWLENPNNIPTYPASDRKDLDGHDAAWYYQQAYDVAVEAINNPGPFALLPSFYEVSVGKNDRNKEMLLYADHTETSSLYNGGDIGYSGGGFSTDYFAGWFGQFNYTGVRSSSSNTGWAAVSSVQREAEQHLGRPWTMLAPPIEVFKKTFADKTNDSRYDGTFTTVYRGNWAKAGITAPVLYNANYLPIANGDPVLTFLNEDTSGIDYSNSVFNSSIGAGVLPGRADFVIEPSVISRICYPGNWKLGPYRTDNGAGLGSPNGSSTRPFPIAKFSELYFVAAEAAVKGASVQGGKTARDLINVIRARAGKWTFDNNGNKVKTQDNSAAMTAATPMVIDIDYILAERSREYFGEGYRWYDLVRTQKWTEYGNSFSIAGATNPNDWKDHTVKVFTRTISPQNYLRPIPTSQLDGMQMSAEEKADLSKSWLLAISQ; encoded by the coding sequence ATGAGACATATTAAAGTAAAAAAATATATTGTAACGGCACTTGCTTCAGTTTTTCTAGTAGGGTGTTCAGATAATATTTTGGACGAGAAGCCTAGAGCTATTTTTACTCCAGACTATTTTTCTACTCCAGAAGGGGTAATGGGAGGAATAACATCAATGTACGGCCATTTGAGATATATGTATGGAAGTGGTTATTTTTTAAATACTGGACAAATTGCAACTGATGAGTCAACTTGGGGGCAAAACTCAGATGGAAATGTTAAGAATTTAGACTTCTCAGGAGTTGGTGTAATTAATGCTCAAACTAGTAATACAGGTATTGTGTGGGGAGCTACTTTTCCAAATATTAATACAGCTAGTGGTGTAATTGAGAATGCATCTAAAATTGGAACGATTTCTCCAGCGCTAATCGCAGAAGCAAGATTTTTTAGAGCTTTTGATTATTTTTTGTTGGTACAGACTTTTGGCGGTGTGCCATTGGATTTAGGAGCTGGAGAATTAAAATTTAACTCTTCAACTGTAAGAACTTCTGTGCGTAATACAGTTCCTGAAGTTTACAGTAAAGCAATATTCCCAGATTTAAAACAAGCAGTTGAAGATTTGCCAGTTGCAGGACGTGTAACGGGAGGACTTACTAAAACTGCAAGACGTTTTTATCTTGCTAAAGCGTATTTGACCTTTGCATGGTGGCTTGAAAATCCTAATAATATTCCAACTTATCCCGCAAGCGATCGTAAAGATTTGGACGGACATGATGCGGCTTGGTATTATCAGCAGGCTTACGATGTTGCGGTAGAAGCAATTAATAACCCAGGTCCTTTTGCATTGCTTCCTTCTTTTTATGAAGTTAGCGTAGGTAAAAACGATCGAAATAAAGAGATGCTTTTGTATGCTGATCACACAGAAACTAGCTCTCTTTATAATGGTGGCGATATAGGTTATAGCGGAGGTGGTTTTAGTACTGATTATTTTGCTGGATGGTTTGGGCAATTTAATTATACTGGAGTTAGAAGTTCTTCAAGCAACACTGGTTGGGCCGCGGTAAGTTCTGTGCAGCGTGAAGCAGAGCAACATTTAGGAAGACCTTGGACTATGTTGGCACCTCCTATTGAAGTGTTTAAAAAGACATTTGCCGATAAAACTAATGATTCTCGTTACGATGGTACTTTTACCACAGTTTACCGCGGAAACTGGGCAAAGGCAGGAATTACTGCTCCAGTATTATATAATGCAAATTATCTTCCTATAGCAAACGGTGATCCAGTTCTGACTTTCTTAAATGAGGATACATCAGGAATTGATTATTCTAACTCAGTATTTAACAGTTCAATTGGAGCGGGAGTATTGCCAGGAAGAGCCGATTTTGTAATTGAACCAAGTGTAATCTCTAGGATATGTTATCCAGGAAACTGGAAATTAGGACCTTATCGTACAGATAATGGAGCAGGTTTAGGATCTCCTAATGGAAGTAGTACGCGTCCGTTTCCAATAGCTAAATTCTCAGAACTGTATTTTGTTGCTGCCGAAGCCGCGGTTAAAGGCGCTTCTGTACAAGGAGGAAAAACAGCAAGAGATTTAATTAATGTTATTCGTGCTCGTGCCGGAAAATGGACTTTTGACAACAACGGAAACAAAGTAAAAACGCAAGATAATAGTGCGGCAATGACTGCAGCAACTCCAATGGTTATTGATATTGATTATATTTTGGCAGAACGTTCAAGAGAATATTTTGGAGAAGGCTACAGATGGTATGATTTAGTGCGTACTCAAAAATGGACAGAATACGGAAATTCATTTTCAATCGCAGGAGCTACTAATCCAAACGATTGGAAAGATCACACTGTTAAGGTGTTTACAAGAACAATTTCTCCACAAAATTACCTTCGTCCAATACCAACAAGCCAACTTGATGGTATGCAAATGTCAGCCGAAGAAAAAGCAGACTTATCAAAATCCTGGCTATTAGCCATTTCACAATAA
- a CDS encoding carboxypeptidase-like regulatory domain-containing protein, with amino-acid sequence MTNFFVASQSKLLKCFGFLILMFVFSIQSNAQTTVTGTVSDANGPIPGANVNVKGTKTGVSTSFDGTYSISVPSNGVLIFSFLGFTSREVGVNGQKTINVKLEEDSNNLKEVVVIGYGAQRKEAVTGSVASIKGSEIREVPSANITQSMQGRLPGFK; translated from the coding sequence ATGACTAACTTTTTTGTTGCAAGTCAATCAAAGCTTCTCAAATGCTTTGGTTTTTTGATCTTAATGTTTGTCTTTTCGATTCAGTCGAATGCACAGACAACAGTCACGGGAACAGTCTCAGATGCCAACGGGCCAATTCCTGGTGCTAATGTAAATGTAAAAGGAACAAAGACAGGTGTTAGTACCAGTTTTGATGGTACTTATTCTATCAGTGTTCCTTCTAATGGAGTGCTTATTTTCAGTTTTTTAGGTTTTACAAGCCGTGAAGTAGGGGTTAATGGACAGAAAACCATTAATGTAAAACTAGAAGAAGATTCTAATAATTTAAAAGAAGTAGTAGTTATTGGGTATGGAGCTCAGCGTAAAGAAGCGGTTACAGGATCGGTAGCTTCTATTAAAGGTAGTGAAATACGTGAGGTTCCTTCTGCAAATATTACTCAGTCTATGCAGGGACGTCTTCCGGGGTTCAAATAA
- a CDS encoding endo-1,4-beta-xylanase, whose amino-acid sequence MNSCSKDDNVAVNALEAPIANAPKDVNDEGFRAKWNYVSHAKSYLLDVSTNENFSTFVPNYNAKEIIDLNEVVSGLNGGTQYYYRVRAKNETEISGYSNIISVVTTGSSNIPEDPTFLKVKANKLANPFFVGMAVKASQLTNGSPYDVILKNEFSSISAEYEMKMDQISVSSGVYNWTVADKIVAYGNSNDINVHGHALVWHNSVPQWLKDFSGTDAEFKAEVKKYITDVVTHYAGKIKSWDVVNEAVDDNGGTMRNTIFLQRMGANYVKDCFQWARDAAIAAGDNSLLLFYNDYATSTNVLKQDKVFSIVDDLKASNIIDGIGFQMHNNYLNPTRAQIEADFNKAVAKGVKIHVSELDIQVNQSNDISTFTNERRLAQKEKYKEIVQLYNALPAVNKYAITIWGMKDNESWIPFSAELNHPGNDWPLLYDSNFAIKSSHTGFLEGLD is encoded by the coding sequence TTGAACTCTTGTTCAAAAGATGACAATGTCGCCGTTAATGCTTTAGAAGCGCCTATTGCAAATGCTCCAAAAGACGTGAATGACGAAGGTTTTAGAGCAAAATGGAATTACGTTTCCCACGCAAAAAGTTATCTTCTAGATGTTTCTACCAATGAGAATTTCTCCACTTTTGTCCCAAATTACAATGCAAAAGAAATTATCGATTTAAATGAAGTTGTTTCAGGTTTAAATGGAGGCACACAATATTATTACCGAGTTAGAGCAAAAAATGAAACAGAGATTTCTGGCTATTCAAATATTATTAGTGTTGTAACTACGGGTTCTAGCAACATTCCTGAGGATCCAACATTTTTAAAGGTAAAAGCCAATAAATTGGCAAATCCGTTTTTTGTAGGTATGGCAGTTAAAGCTTCGCAATTAACAAACGGAAGTCCTTATGATGTTATATTGAAAAATGAATTTAGCAGTATATCTGCCGAATATGAAATGAAAATGGATCAAATTTCTGTTTCAAGCGGTGTTTACAACTGGACTGTTGCTGATAAAATTGTTGCTTACGGAAATTCTAATGACATCAATGTTCACGGTCATGCTTTGGTATGGCATAATTCGGTACCGCAATGGTTAAAAGATTTCTCTGGAACTGATGCTGAATTTAAAGCAGAAGTTAAAAAGTACATTACAGATGTAGTTACGCATTATGCAGGAAAAATAAAATCTTGGGATGTCGTAAATGAAGCTGTAGATGATAATGGAGGTACGATGAGAAATACAATTTTTCTTCAACGAATGGGTGCCAATTATGTAAAAGACTGTTTTCAATGGGCAAGAGATGCAGCAATCGCTGCCGGCGACAACTCTTTACTTTTGTTTTATAATGATTATGCAACTTCAACAAATGTTCTTAAACAAGATAAAGTTTTTAGCATTGTCGATGATTTAAAAGCAAGCAATATCATTGATGGTATTGGTTTTCAAATGCATAATAACTATTTAAATCCAACAAGAGCTCAAATCGAAGCCGACTTTAACAAAGCTGTAGCAAAAGGCGTGAAAATTCATGTTTCAGAATTGGATATTCAGGTAAATCAATCTAACGATATTTCAACTTTTACAAATGAAAGAAGGCTAGCTCAAAAAGAAAAATACAAAGAAATTGTACAACTATACAATGCACTTCCAGCAGTAAATAAATACGCTATAACGATTTGGGGAATGAAGGATAATGAATCGTGGATTCCTTTTAGTGCAGAACTCAATCATCCAGGAAACGACTGGCCTTTATTATACGATTCAAATTTTGCAATAAAAAGTTCACATACTGGATTTCTAGAAGGTTTAGATTAA
- a CDS encoding RagB/SusD family nutrient uptake outer membrane protein has translation MRLQWKAVATEWGTQNTNQAYIVPGGTGITGGGDGWGVYLPSISLQSGFEPNDTRKKSTIMTDGDFYPELLKNQGGFRYKKIYSSTATNFRKYIVGSAAERNDVFFMRTSQNTIILRYSDVLLMNSEAILAGASSTTSAAALDSFNEVRARAGLPAKTVLTRDDLFNERRIEFALEGQYFFDLKRRGLAEATAIISQQEVGFYSDDDRTVLISRKITPGSNYFELPLPQTAIDTNPSLLEPPVPFNFN, from the coding sequence TTGCGGCTGCAATGGAAGGCAGTTGCTACAGAATGGGGAACGCAAAATACAAATCAAGCGTATATAGTTCCTGGTGGTACTGGAATAACTGGCGGTGGTGACGGTTGGGGAGTTTATCTGCCTTCTATTTCATTGCAAAGCGGTTTTGAGCCAAATGACACTAGAAAAAAGAGCACAATCATGACAGATGGTGACTTTTATCCTGAATTGTTAAAAAATCAAGGCGGTTTCAGATATAAAAAAATATACTCATCGACTGCGACTAATTTCAGAAAGTATATTGTAGGATCTGCTGCCGAAAGAAACGATGTGTTTTTTATGAGAACTTCGCAAAACACAATCATACTAAGGTATTCTGACGTTTTACTAATGAATTCTGAGGCTATTTTGGCAGGAGCCAGTTCAACTACTTCTGCAGCTGCTTTAGACTCTTTTAATGAAGTGAGAGCCAGAGCGGGATTACCAGCTAAAACAGTTCTTACAAGAGATGATTTATTTAACGAAAGAAGAATTGAATTTGCACTTGAAGGACAATATTTCTTTGATTTAAAACGCCGTGGTCTAGCGGAAGCAACAGCTATTATTTCACAACAAGAAGTTGGATTTTATTCTGATGATGACAGAACAGTATTGATTTCAAGAAAAATAACTCCTGGAAGCAACTACTTTGAATTGCCTTTACCGCAAACTGCTATTGATACTAATCCATCGTTATTAGAGCCTCCTGTTCCTTTTAACTTTAACTAA